One part of the Phycisphaeraceae bacterium genome encodes these proteins:
- a CDS encoding DUF58 domain-containing protein, with amino-acid sequence MSRPRQTRSRRRYHLRGPGLAYIGLSLLIALGAFNSQNNLLFWAFSFTLALLIVSGLLSGGMLMGIAITREAPSRAVAGHPISIAYALSNRNRLLPAFAIEIVDTALPPAPADTRSIIAFAPSIGARADATARALLRPMIRGRWRLVSVRLESGFPFGIFRKSIEFPLTSEILVRPAPIAPDPAILAHLDDLRRLGERTRDRPGSDGEFFALREYVSGDSPRLLAWRASARRGELLVRQPGTVARAGVLVDLDLPSAGLPADAEHAISRAAGLIIESARRGMEVGLVVRSYGIARPCRLTEAHAARLLDDLAQIDLANPALPYPTPFRIRPQPSLPSGVHRLVISAAAPAPATPA; translated from the coding sequence GTGAGCCGTCCCCGCCAAACCCGTTCCCGCCGCCGCTACCACCTCCGCGGCCCCGGCCTCGCGTACATCGGCCTCTCCCTCCTGATCGCGCTGGGCGCCTTCAACAGCCAGAACAACCTGCTCTTCTGGGCGTTCTCATTCACCCTCGCCCTGCTCATCGTCTCCGGTTTGCTCAGCGGCGGCATGCTTATGGGGATTGCAATCACCCGTGAGGCCCCCAGCCGCGCAGTCGCCGGGCACCCCATCTCCATCGCCTACGCGCTCTCCAACCGCAACCGCCTACTCCCGGCGTTCGCCATCGAGATCGTCGATACCGCTCTGCCACCCGCCCCGGCCGACACCCGCTCGATCATCGCCTTCGCCCCATCAATCGGAGCCCGCGCCGACGCGACGGCCCGCGCCTTGCTTCGCCCGATGATCCGCGGCCGATGGCGCCTCGTCTCGGTGCGGCTCGAGAGCGGATTCCCTTTCGGCATCTTCCGCAAATCGATCGAGTTTCCCCTCACCAGCGAGATCCTGGTCCGTCCGGCGCCCATTGCCCCGGATCCCGCCATCCTCGCCCACCTTGACGATCTTCGGCGCCTGGGCGAGCGCACCCGCGACCGTCCCGGCTCCGACGGCGAGTTCTTCGCCCTCCGCGAGTACGTCAGCGGCGACTCCCCCCGCCTCCTCGCCTGGCGGGCCTCTGCCCGCCGCGGCGAGTTGCTCGTTCGTCAGCCGGGAACCGTGGCACGCGCCGGCGTCCTCGTCGACCTCGACCTCCCTTCCGCCGGCCTCCCTGCCGACGCCGAGCACGCGATCTCCCGCGCTGCCGGGCTCATCATCGAGAGCGCCCGCCGCGGGATGGAGGTCGGCCTGGTCGTCCGTTCGTACGGGATAGCACGTCCGTGCCGCCTGACCGAGGCTCACGCCGCCCGCCTCCTGGACGACCTGGCACAGATCGACCTGGCGAACCCGGCCCTCCCCTATCCCACGCCCTTCCGCATCCGGCCGCAACCGTCGCTCCCCTCTGGCGTCCACCGGCTCGTGATCTCCGCCGCCGCGCCAGCCCCGGCGACGCCCGCATGA